A region from the Pseudomonas promysalinigenes genome encodes:
- a CDS encoding DUF4136 domain-containing protein produces MLRRLVLLSFALVLAACSSNNVLQDFDASRDFAAYRSWAWQEPGLQYRPDDPRIKSDLTEQRIRTAVADQLDQRGLRPAQGTAKADLTVRAYLIVEQRQQQITTNYGGGWGGYWNGYWGGPMYNETRSVDYKVATIQIDLFDGRDGKLVWRGSAEQIMNNYPPGPEERNNAIQKTVAQVLGNYPPGRVR; encoded by the coding sequence ATGTTGCGCCGCTTGGTTCTACTGTCGTTCGCGTTGGTGCTCGCCGCCTGCTCAAGCAACAATGTTCTGCAGGATTTCGACGCCAGCCGCGATTTCGCTGCCTACCGCAGCTGGGCCTGGCAGGAGCCGGGCCTGCAATACCGCCCTGACGACCCACGCATCAAGAGTGACCTGACCGAGCAACGCATCCGCACAGCCGTTGCCGACCAGCTTGACCAGCGTGGCCTGCGCCCTGCCCAAGGCACCGCCAAGGCCGACCTCACCGTACGCGCCTACCTGATCGTCGAGCAGCGCCAGCAGCAGATCACCACCAACTATGGCGGCGGCTGGGGAGGCTACTGGAATGGCTACTGGGGCGGCCCGATGTACAACGAAACCCGCAGCGTCGATTACAAGGTCGCGACCATCCAAATCGACCTGTTCGATGGCCGCGACGGCAAGCTGGTCTGGCGTGGCAGCGCAGAACAGATCATGAACAACTACCCACCTGGCCCCGAAGAGCGCAACAACGCGATCCAGAAGACCGTCGCTCAAGTGCTTGGCAACTACCCACCTGGTCGTGTCAGGTAA
- a CDS encoding A24 family peptidase: MQSIVLLMWLALCTEQDIRERQIANVLTLGFATGALVWLFATGHTWIGSEASDAGWALAIVMLLTLPGYMLGRFGADDVKLMGALAVATSPQYVLGTFIGAGVSVVLWLLTRKRLWALLNPKVKRRLTALTEEMGDRQAFVPYVLTGFMLTAIWIQ, from the coding sequence ATGCAAAGCATTGTTCTTCTGATGTGGCTTGCCTTGTGCACTGAACAAGATATCCGCGAGCGCCAGATCGCCAACGTGCTGACCTTAGGTTTCGCCACAGGTGCCCTGGTCTGGCTGTTCGCGACCGGCCACACCTGGATCGGCTCCGAAGCCAGCGATGCAGGCTGGGCACTGGCTATCGTCATGCTGTTGACCCTGCCTGGCTACATGCTGGGCCGGTTCGGCGCCGACGACGTCAAGCTGATGGGCGCGCTGGCTGTGGCAACCAGCCCGCAATACGTGCTCGGCACGTTCATCGGAGCTGGTGTCAGCGTGGTCCTATGGCTATTGACCCGCAAACGTCTATGGGCACTGCTCAATCCCAAGGTAAAAAGACGCTTGACCGCCCTCACTGAAGAAATGGGCGACAGGCAAGCCTTCGTGCCGTATGTCCTGACAGGTTTCATGCTGACCGCTATATGGATCCAATAA